A genomic region of Alicyclobacillus sp. SO9 contains the following coding sequences:
- a CDS encoding Ger(x)C family spore germination protein, with product MKVGRVLVRKYSSMLVLLITVIVSLGLSGCFDATEVENLNVVAGIGVDLLETNKVRVTLEVFRPIKSGQSSTAETDKRQSFIVSSTGDTIEDALSVLTTRSPRRLYYPHNVLFIFGKSYAENGLDRAFDYLERDRAYRRNSLLLIADNTAAEVLKARFLNPQVTSLGIRQLLDMMNYVSEAYNTEQLTFLRQYLEPAHTSSACVLGLNAMRMPQVRGLGLVKKGKLVTVSKGAELKGLLWMLGETRQVPITVSLKGGHASHEKSTVRLLSTYRNIRWNTSSRLPSVDITVTGRAEVDHVGGCTTLTPTVMRMLETAVDDYMKRHMTVSMAAMQSEGIDGAQLATSLHRVKPRMWRRYASTWDTVYPAIPVTFHVHVSILKTGLAGRPPVGAYSTHGSLPPNK from the coding sequence CTGGGACTTTCGGGATGCTTTGATGCGACCGAAGTGGAAAATTTGAATGTCGTAGCAGGCATTGGAGTGGATTTGCTGGAGACAAACAAAGTGCGTGTGACGCTTGAGGTATTTCGTCCAATCAAGTCCGGACAGAGTTCAACCGCGGAAACGGACAAAAGGCAGTCGTTCATCGTCTCCTCAACGGGAGATACGATTGAGGATGCGTTGTCCGTGTTGACGACCAGGTCTCCACGAAGACTGTACTACCCGCATAATGTTTTGTTCATATTTGGAAAAAGCTACGCTGAAAACGGCTTAGACCGCGCCTTTGATTACCTTGAGCGAGACCGGGCATATCGTCGAAACAGTCTTCTTCTGATTGCAGATAACACGGCCGCCGAAGTGTTGAAGGCCCGGTTCTTGAACCCACAGGTGACATCCCTTGGAATTCGTCAGTTGCTTGACATGATGAATTATGTATCAGAGGCATACAACACTGAACAATTGACGTTCTTGCGTCAGTATCTTGAGCCGGCTCACACTTCATCTGCTTGTGTGCTGGGTCTGAATGCCATGCGCATGCCCCAAGTTAGGGGATTGGGGTTGGTGAAAAAAGGGAAATTGGTCACCGTCTCTAAGGGTGCTGAACTGAAGGGATTGTTGTGGATGCTCGGTGAAACCAGGCAAGTTCCCATTACTGTTTCACTCAAAGGCGGTCATGCCTCTCATGAGAAGAGTACTGTTCGCTTATTAAGCACCTATCGCAACATACGTTGGAATACCTCCTCCCGGCTCCCGTCCGTTGATATTACAGTCACAGGAAGGGCCGAGGTCGATCACGTTGGAGGTTGCACAACTCTTACGCCAACTGTCATGCGGATGCTGGAAACCGCTGTTGACGATTATATGAAACGCCACATGACGGTCTCCATGGCCGCGATGCAATCAGAAGGCATCGATGGAGCTCAACTCGCAACCAGCTTGCACAGGGTTAAGCCTCGGATGTGGAGAAGATATGCGTCTACTTGGGATACGGTGTATCCCGCTATCCCTGTTACCTTTCATGTTCATGTGAGTATACTCAAAACTGGACTTGCTGGTAGACCACCGGTTGGAGCCTATTCTACACATGGCTCCTTGCCGCCAAATAAGTAG
- a CDS encoding iron-sulfur cluster assembly accessory protein gives MECKMSEAATTKLKEILENEDDKQLKFRVFVGHAHGDHAHYGLGLDYQKETDELVTTNTGVEVLLEKNEKFLRNIEVDYNPDKDEWSIVNPNSSHHHHE, from the coding sequence ATGGAATGCAAAATGAGTGAAGCGGCGACAACCAAGCTGAAAGAAATTCTTGAAAATGAAGACGACAAGCAACTGAAGTTCAGAGTATTTGTCGGACACGCCCATGGAGATCACGCACACTACGGATTGGGGCTCGATTACCAAAAGGAGACGGATGAGCTTGTGACGACCAATACGGGGGTAGAGGTTCTTTTGGAGAAAAACGAAAAGTTCCTTCGGAACATCGAGGTTGACTACAATCCGGATAAGGACGAATGGAGCATCGTGAACCCAAATTCAAGTCATCACCATCATGAATAA
- a CDS encoding CoA pyrophosphatase, translated as MRNESTARYTVSGISDVLRNRNAGFLGYHRAVETAVLVALKQQQGVLHVLFERRSFSLRRQPGEISFPGGHVEATDRSQLHAAVRETGEELGINQDTIRVLGSLDIFPASSGLLVYPYVGFLPDDAILRPNPKEVANILSVPLQTLLEHEPDMYRVHLQPEFPEDFPFHLIPNGRAYPFRTDTQVQYFYQFDDFVVWGLTAKVLTHFLDLLR; from the coding sequence ATGAGGAACGAAAGCACTGCCAGGTACACAGTCTCGGGTATTTCTGATGTTTTAAGAAACCGAAATGCCGGCTTTTTAGGCTATCATCGAGCTGTTGAGACTGCTGTTCTGGTCGCCCTGAAGCAACAACAAGGAGTGCTGCATGTATTGTTTGAGCGAAGGTCGTTTAGCCTTCGCCGTCAGCCCGGAGAAATCTCTTTCCCCGGAGGACATGTCGAAGCGACAGACCGGAGTCAATTACATGCGGCTGTGCGTGAAACGGGCGAGGAACTGGGTATAAACCAAGACACCATACGAGTGCTTGGTTCACTGGACATCTTCCCGGCATCTTCTGGCCTGCTCGTGTATCCGTATGTGGGTTTTCTCCCAGATGACGCAATTCTTCGACCTAATCCCAAAGAGGTTGCGAACATTCTGTCGGTTCCCTTGCAGACTCTACTCGAACATGAGCCGGACATGTATCGCGTTCACTTACAACCTGAGTTTCCCGAAGATTTTCCGTTCCACCTGATTCCGAACGGACGGGCTTATCCCTTTCGAACGGATACACAGGTACAATACTTTTATCAATTCGATGATTTTGTTGTGTGGGGCTTAACCGCCAAGGTCCTGACTCACTTTCTCGACCTCCTGCGGTGA
- a CDS encoding ferredoxin family protein, whose amino-acid sequence MAFIITSPCIGEKAADCVEVCPVDAIQDGGDTYLINPDVCIDCGACEPVCPVSAIFQEEFVPEEEEEWIAKNRDFFEET is encoded by the coding sequence GTGGCCTTTATTATCACGTCACCATGTATTGGCGAAAAGGCTGCAGACTGCGTGGAAGTATGTCCTGTCGATGCCATTCAAGACGGCGGAGACACCTATCTCATCAATCCCGATGTCTGCATCGACTGCGGTGCGTGTGAACCAGTGTGTCCTGTGTCTGCCATCTTCCAGGAGGAATTCGTACCGGAAGAGGAAGAAGAGTGGATTGCAAAGAACAGGGATTTTTTTGAGGAGACATAG
- a CDS encoding endospore germination permease, which translates to MKTQVSRTQFRYLMLWLIMGTGILTMPLAIANFTVHDGWIASLLFILGTGAAALIVKVFTNYFPSQSLTEALIESFGPWLGRVFGLWLLFWLLNQAALMARQFLVFAGITILPKTPEPLIAGVFFIPIAYAVFSGMEVIARFAQFVTPLSFLVVLFITGLIVPTMHPDMLLPILGDGWSPVFRAAIQPTVAFALQLVTALELVPHLKQPEKAAMDIVWIGIVITLFLAMIEVLIISVLGLTANYLQYPILEVVRGIRIGRFIQRFDTLYVLGIISVIFLKVSLYQYCFTSSLKTFTNAPSLRNLTLGSVAVTGAASLYLWRDSVELSHYMLFVTPAYFGMTLTVLPLGAVLAKQVRNRVRNSIRGYS; encoded by the coding sequence ATGAAAACACAGGTTTCGCGAACCCAATTTCGGTATCTTATGTTATGGCTGATTATGGGCACAGGCATCCTGACCATGCCTTTGGCAATTGCAAATTTCACGGTTCATGACGGATGGATTGCCTCGCTGCTCTTTATTCTGGGTACAGGAGCGGCAGCACTTATTGTCAAGGTGTTTACCAATTATTTTCCGTCCCAAAGCTTGACGGAGGCATTGATTGAATCATTTGGCCCCTGGCTAGGACGCGTCTTCGGTTTATGGCTCCTTTTTTGGCTGCTGAATCAAGCAGCTTTGATGGCCAGGCAGTTTCTCGTATTTGCAGGAATTACAATTCTGCCAAAGACACCGGAGCCGTTGATTGCTGGCGTATTTTTTATCCCCATCGCGTACGCCGTTTTTTCAGGGATGGAAGTGATTGCGCGCTTCGCACAGTTTGTCACCCCATTATCCTTTCTCGTAGTGCTTTTTATTACTGGGTTGATTGTTCCGACAATGCATCCGGATATGTTATTACCGATCCTTGGCGATGGCTGGAGCCCGGTATTTCGGGCCGCCATACAGCCAACTGTTGCATTTGCGTTGCAGTTGGTCACCGCACTGGAACTTGTACCGCATTTGAAGCAGCCGGAAAAAGCCGCAATGGATATTGTGTGGATTGGTATCGTCATTACGCTTTTCCTGGCCATGATTGAGGTACTGATTATCTCGGTTTTGGGACTGACAGCCAACTACCTTCAGTATCCAATTCTTGAAGTGGTGCGCGGCATACGAATTGGGAGATTTATTCAGCGTTTTGATACCTTGTACGTACTCGGAATCATTTCTGTGATTTTTCTCAAGGTGTCTCTTTATCAGTACTGTTTTACTTCTTCCCTCAAGACCTTCACAAATGCTCCTTCACTGCGGAATTTGACCCTCGGGTCAGTGGCGGTCACCGGCGCAGCGTCGTTGTACCTGTGGCGTGACAGTGTCGAACTCTCCCACTACATGCTGTTTGTGACGCCAGCCTACTTTGGGATGACTTTAACCGTTCTGCCCCTTGGAGCAGTCTTGGCGAAACAAGTAAGAAATCGCGTTCGAAACTCGATTCGGGGTTATTCATGA